From a region of the Pseudomonadota bacterium genome:
- a CDS encoding redoxin domain-containing protein has protein sequence MSEYLHLLCSQCGTRNRVPPARLKEDPRCGKCRAELLSGRPIDLPGALWHRFLAGNELPLVVYFWASWCGHCRNFHTVFAEAAAAFRWQAHFVRIETEEQPELARQYAIKGLPTQIVFNRGREIARQAGAAPLPVFSQWLEKHL, from the coding sequence ATGTCTGAGTATCTCCATCTTTTATGTTCACAGTGCGGCACCCGGAACCGGGTGCCGCCCGCCCGTCTGAAGGAAGATCCGCGTTGCGGCAAATGTCGGGCGGAGCTTCTAAGTGGTAGACCGATTGATCTGCCGGGGGCGCTGTGGCATCGTTTTCTGGCCGGCAATGAGCTGCCGCTGGTGGTTTATTTTTGGGCTTCCTGGTGCGGGCATTGTCGTAATTTCCATACGGTCTTCGCCGAGGCGGCGGCGGCCTTCCGCTGGCAGGCGCATTTTGTTCGTATCGAGACCGAGGAACAGCCCGAGTTGGCAAGGCAATACGCGATCAAAGGGCTGCCGACCCAGATTGTTTTTAACCGGGGCCGCGAAATTGCCCGCCAGGCCGGGGCGGCGCCGCTGCCGGTTTTTTCCCAGTGGCTTGAAAAACACCTTTAG
- a CDS encoding nucleoside triphosphate pyrophosphohydrolase, whose product MKSQSNSASPEISQLFFELWQVVCKLRSPQGCPWDREQTFVSMKGQFLKEVYEFVDALEENQSSAMAEELGDLFFHLLFFALLGENGGRFTLAEVLDRIRAKLVRRHPHVFAEAAKLSSEQVKSNWEMIKRELEGKVYASLLDNVPRSLPPLEKAYVYGKKGGKVGFDWPDPAALLPKVQEELKEVEEVLASGGEPLEEELGDLMFVVVNLVRKAGFNPGRTLHLANRKFERRFRFMEKSAVASGRELGRLGLDEQENLWEQAKKELG is encoded by the coding sequence ATGAAAAGTCAATCAAACTCGGCGTCTCCGGAAATCTCGCAACTCTTTTTCGAGCTTTGGCAGGTGGTGTGCAAACTCCGTTCGCCGCAGGGCTGTCCCTGGGACCGGGAACAAACCTTTGTTTCCATGAAAGGGCAGTTTCTCAAGGAAGTTTATGAATTTGTCGATGCCCTGGAAGAAAATCAGAGCTCGGCTATGGCGGAGGAGCTCGGCGATCTTTTCTTTCACCTGCTGTTTTTCGCCCTTCTGGGGGAGAACGGTGGGCGCTTTACCCTGGCAGAGGTGCTCGACCGCATTCGGGCCAAACTTGTTCGTCGCCACCCGCATGTGTTTGCGGAGGCGGCCAAGCTTTCCAGCGAGCAGGTTAAAAGTAACTGGGAGATGATCAAACGAGAGCTTGAAGGTAAGGTTTACGCCTCGCTGCTTGACAATGTGCCCAGGTCCTTGCCGCCCCTGGAAAAGGCCTATGTTTATGGAAAAAAAGGCGGCAAGGTCGGTTTTGACTGGCCCGATCCGGCCGCGCTTCTGCCCAAGGTTCAGGAGGAACTTAAGGAGGTGGAGGAAGTTCTGGCGAGTGGGGGCGAGCCTCTGGAAGAAGAATTGGGTGATCTGATGTTTGTGGTGGTCAATCTGGTTCGCAAGGCCGGTTTTAATCCGGGCCGGACTCTGCATCTGGCCAACCGTAAATTTGAGCGCCGTTTTCGTTTTATGGAGAAAAGCGCTGTTGCCTCGGGACGGGAACTTGGACGGCTCGGGCTGGACGAGCAGGAAAATTTATGGGAGCAGGCTAAAAAGGAGCTGGGCTAG
- a CDS encoding phospholipase D family protein — translation MIKQKIFGRIFGWCLPICETGGIYMNCRWFLRGKLGLILVLLSWAWLLPGPVAAAGTEVYFSPGGGAETALEKLLDGAQREINVAVYFFTSRTLAAAVLRAHARGVRIRIVLDGNDESDYSKGYYLRRRGVEVRYGRGLARKTTLDKKESERRTKNYGLMHHKFMIVDEKIVATGSYNWTAAAESWNRENLLIVNSASLARSYTAEFKKIWESTLVK, via the coding sequence ATGATCAAGCAAAAAATCTTCGGGCGCATTTTCGGTTGGTGTCTTCCAATTTGTGAAACAGGTGGAATTTATATGAACTGCAGGTGGTTTTTGCGTGGGAAACTGGGGCTGATCTTGGTTTTATTGAGTTGGGCTTGGTTGTTGCCCGGGCCGGTCGCGGCGGCGGGAACCGAAGTATATTTCAGTCCCGGAGGGGGCGCGGAAACGGCCCTGGAAAAATTACTGGATGGGGCGCAGCGCGAGATCAATGTCGCAGTGTATTTTTTTACCAGTCGCACCCTGGCGGCCGCGGTTCTGCGTGCCCATGCGCGCGGGGTTCGGATTCGCATTGTTCTCGATGGCAATGATGAAAGTGACTATTCAAAGGGTTATTACCTGCGCCGGCGCGGAGTGGAGGTTCGTTATGGCCGGGGGCTGGCAAGAAAAACGACCCTTGATAAAAAAGAGTCTGAACGGAGAACTAAAAACTATGGTCTTATGCATCATAAGTTTATGATTGTGGACGAGAAAATTGTCGCGACCGGATCTTATAACTGGACGGCGGCGGCGGAAAGCTGGAACCGCGAAAACCTGTTGATCGTCAATTCCGCCTCTCTGGCGCGCAGTTATACGGCTGAGTTTAAAAAAATCTGGGAATCCACCCTGGTGAAATAA
- a CDS encoding ATPase: MTPSLYLGIDIGSTTAKAVLVDREGEVRARVVQRSGYDFAAAATAVRGAALSAAGVGPESVAMVVSTGYGRRNVAFAEQQRTEILCHARGVHHFYPEALTVVDIGGQDNKVIHLGACGERLGFTMNRKCAAGTGAFIEEIAYRLDLPLAELNRLAESAEGEVTIGSFCTVFSCTEILGMARRGVPIADIIKGVFRSVVKRVAEMDALDGKVVMTGGVVDHNPIVAVMLGEALGRPVVIAPHPQAVGALGAALIARDLMLN, from the coding sequence ATGACGCCCTCCCTCTATCTCGGTATTGATATCGGATCGACGACCGCCAAGGCCGTGCTGGTTGACCGCGAAGGGGAGGTTCGAGCCCGCGTGGTGCAGCGCAGCGGCTATGATTTTGCGGCCGCCGCGACTGCGGTCCGCGGCGCGGCGCTGAGCGCGGCCGGGGTTGGTCCGGAGTCGGTGGCCATGGTGGTTTCAACCGGTTACGGTCGTCGCAATGTCGCTTTTGCCGAGCAGCAGCGCACCGAGATTCTCTGTCATGCCCGGGGGGTGCATCATTTTTATCCCGAAGCTTTGACGGTCGTCGACATCGGGGGACAGGATAACAAGGTGATTCATCTCGGGGCCTGCGGCGAACGGCTCGGTTTTACCATGAATCGCAAATGCGCGGCCGGGACCGGAGCCTTTATCGAGGAGATTGCTTACCGCCTTGACCTGCCCCTTGCCGAGCTTAACCGTTTGGCGGAATCGGCCGAGGGGGAAGTGACCATCGGCTCTTTCTGCACGGTCTTCAGTTGTACCGAAATTCTCGGCATGGCTCGTCGCGGAGTGCCGATTGCCGATATTATCAAGGGGGTTTTCCGTTCGGTGGTAAAAAGGGTGGCCGAGATGGACGCCCTGGACGGCAAGGTGGTGATGACCGGCGGCGTGGTCGACCATAATCCGATTGTCGCCGTTATGTTGGGAGAGGCTCTCGGGCGCCCGGTTGTTATCGCTCCCCATCCTCAGGCCGTCGGCGCTCTGGGGGCCGCCCTGATTGCCCGGGACCTGATGCTTAATTAA
- a CDS encoding transporter substrate-binding domain-containing protein, whose protein sequence is MSTTAAIIPLLALFLFTAAAAAAAQYPPPHLYQSDQIFPQKSSAPVQSPAGIPRRLTFSDEEKDYLRQKKEIRMCVDPDWMPLEKIENGRHVGMTADYIRILEEVIGIPIVMVPTTTWNESIALAKARRCDIYSLAMPTPERRTYMDFTRPYLSIPLPLVLAARNDTPFIDDISVITNQKIGIVKGYAFNETLRQRYPKMQIVDVPTVREGLKMVAKGEIFGLIETLATVGYTIQKNFVGELKVAGKFDERWELGIGARNDEPLLTRIFDRAIASIDPATHQQILNNWIAVRFEQKPNYTLLLQLALLILVGVAMLLIRNHTLSKYNQQLARQNQEITRQSEKLKHTAQLLQFTQHAVDNCAFPIVWAKNALQPQQTKIIHANQAALRMLDYSQAEIQQLTLSDLDLNLNQQTWNERLREMRTSTSFSQTTSYRCRHGRQLPVEIYLNYFEYRNQAYHFVFFQDISRQQEMENKLNRSMKMEAIGLMAGGVAHDLNNILSGIISYPKLMLMQLPRNSPLRKPIKAILEAGQRAAAMVADMLTVTRGVAAAKEILNVNHFIIDFLDSAEIRACKANYPLVELSTELADDLLAIKCSSTHLRKCLLNLVLNAFEAIQGPGHITLTTTNYFNRKAVAENNFLKSGEYIQLAIQDSGTGISATDKAHIFEPFYSKKIMGRSGTGLGLTVVWNSIHDHQGEILVDSDNQGTTFRIYLPATRESPSPGPTDRETAFNETPKELFGNQETILIVDDEKLQRDIAAALLRSLNYQILAADSGEDGIRLLEKNKVDLVLLDMIMDPGLNGRETSEKMRARQPRLRILVASGFSQNEEVEKILAQGQAALFASPTASDSSEAPF, encoded by the coding sequence ATGTCAACCACCGCCGCCATAATACCTCTGCTGGCCCTCTTTCTTTTCACCGCCGCAGCCGCGGCGGCCGCCCAGTACCCTCCGCCTCACCTCTACCAGTCCGACCAGATATTTCCTCAAAAGAGTTCCGCGCCGGTGCAATCTCCTGCGGGGATCCCGCGCCGACTGACCTTTTCCGACGAGGAAAAGGATTATCTGCGGCAAAAAAAAGAGATCAGAATGTGTGTCGATCCCGACTGGATGCCTCTGGAAAAGATCGAGAACGGCCGTCACGTCGGCATGACCGCCGACTACATCAGGATTCTGGAAGAGGTTATCGGCATTCCGATTGTCATGGTGCCGACCACCACCTGGAATGAGTCGATCGCTCTCGCCAAGGCCCGACGCTGCGACATCTATTCTCTCGCCATGCCGACACCGGAACGCCGGACCTACATGGATTTCACTCGACCCTACCTGAGCATCCCCCTCCCCCTGGTCCTGGCGGCCCGTAACGACACCCCCTTTATCGACGATATATCCGTTATCACCAACCAGAAAATCGGCATTGTCAAGGGTTACGCCTTCAATGAAACCCTGCGCCAACGTTACCCCAAAATGCAGATTGTCGACGTGCCCACGGTCAGAGAAGGGCTGAAGATGGTGGCCAAAGGTGAAATCTTCGGCCTTATCGAGACCCTAGCCACGGTCGGTTATACGATTCAGAAGAATTTTGTCGGCGAACTCAAGGTCGCCGGGAAATTCGATGAACGCTGGGAACTGGGCATCGGCGCCCGCAATGACGAACCTCTGCTGACCAGAATTTTCGACCGGGCCATCGCCTCCATCGACCCGGCAACCCATCAGCAGATTCTGAACAACTGGATTGCCGTCCGCTTCGAACAAAAACCAAACTACACCTTGCTGCTGCAGCTCGCGCTGTTGATTCTGGTCGGTGTCGCGATGCTTTTAATCCGCAACCACACCCTGAGCAAATACAACCAACAGCTGGCTCGTCAGAACCAGGAAATCACCCGGCAAAGCGAAAAGCTGAAACACACCGCACAGCTGCTGCAGTTCACTCAGCATGCGGTCGACAACTGCGCCTTCCCCATTGTCTGGGCCAAAAACGCCCTTCAACCGCAACAAACCAAAATCATTCACGCCAATCAGGCCGCGCTGCGAATGCTTGATTACAGTCAGGCCGAAATTCAGCAACTGACCCTCAGCGACCTCGACCTGAATCTGAATCAACAGACCTGGAACGAAAGGCTGCGGGAAATGAGAACCTCGACTTCATTCTCCCAAACCACGAGCTACCGTTGCCGGCATGGCCGGCAACTGCCGGTCGAAATTTATCTCAACTACTTCGAATACCGCAACCAGGCTTACCATTTTGTTTTTTTCCAGGATATCAGCCGGCAGCAGGAAATGGAAAACAAACTTAACCGCTCCATGAAAATGGAGGCCATCGGCCTGATGGCCGGCGGGGTGGCTCATGATCTCAATAACATTCTGTCGGGAATCATCAGCTACCCGAAACTGATGCTCATGCAACTGCCCCGGAACAGTCCTTTGCGCAAACCGATCAAAGCCATTCTCGAGGCCGGGCAGCGGGCCGCGGCGATGGTTGCCGACATGCTGACCGTAACTCGGGGCGTGGCCGCAGCCAAGGAAATCCTGAACGTCAACCACTTCATCATAGATTTTCTGGACTCAGCAGAAATCAGAGCCTGCAAAGCTAATTACCCCTTAGTCGAATTGTCCACGGAGCTGGCGGATGACCTGCTTGCCATAAAATGCTCTTCCACCCACCTGCGCAAGTGTCTCCTCAACCTGGTGCTCAATGCTTTCGAGGCCATTCAGGGACCAGGCCACATCACTTTGACAACCACCAACTATTTCAACCGCAAAGCCGTGGCCGAAAACAACTTCCTGAAATCTGGGGAATACATTCAGCTCGCCATCCAAGACAGCGGCACAGGAATCTCCGCCACAGACAAAGCCCATATTTTCGAGCCCTTTTACAGCAAGAAAATCATGGGACGCAGCGGCACCGGACTCGGGCTAACCGTGGTCTGGAACAGCATCCACGATCATCAGGGAGAGATTCTGGTGGACAGTGACAACCAGGGCACGACTTTCAGAATTTACCTGCCCGCGACCCGGGAAAGCCCAAGCCCCGGCCCTACCGACCGGGAAACAGCATTTAACGAAACCCCGAAAGAGCTTTTCGGCAACCAGGAAACAATCCTCATCGTCGATGACGAGAAACTTCAGCGTGACATTGCTGCGGCGTTGCTACGCTCGCTCAACTACCAGATTCTTGCCGCCGACTCCGGAGAAGACGGCATCAGACTGCTGGAAAAAAATAAAGTCGATCTGGTTCTGCTTGACATGATCATGGATCCCGGTCTCAACGGGCGCGAAACCAGTGAGAAGATGCGGGCCAGGCAGCCCCGGCTCAGAATTCTGGTCGCCAGTGGTTTCTCGCAAAACGAAGAAGTTGAAAAGATTCTGGCTCAGGGTCAGGCCGCCTTATTCGCAAGCCCTACAGCCTCAGACAGCTCGGAAGCGCCATTCTGA
- the hflX gene encoding GTPase HflX codes for MELYGNLEGLKPRQLKQLNQLYRRRCLPEEVISAELARHLTLSSVACGRQLGLLLDRRGQVEMVIVGDSQSITIPSLHRYRLGHGRLRGLRCVHTSFGPQGINREDLTDLTKLRLDLMAVIRIDIAGLPENIEIAHLLPDSAGEKYQLLPSTPLDRLKLQCLELFSSLESSAATAFTHSTDDHEEPRAIVVSVGPETSARLKDSVREISELARAANIKVVDSFTQPRKLDPHAAIGSGKLKEIIVASMAQDVELLIFDHDLSPTQVNNLSRATELKVIDRTLLILDIFARRAQSREGKLKVELAQLKYRLPRISEKTTALSRLTGGIGGRGPGETTLEIDRRRIRERISKIEKKLKKMARSRTIARKQRQKNELPQVSIVGYTNTGKSTLLNSLTKSRVLTENLPFATLDPTTRRLRLPREQEIIITDTVGFIRRLPKDLLDAFRTTLEELAEADLLLHVVDCGSSDDLEEQIDSVEQLLGELGLNQIPTLMVANKMDLAEPETLLWLNRRFQATPICARDPASLPPLLEKIRNALEKSHAILSRPQPEFQDDRPAPDNPGRP; via the coding sequence ATGGAACTTTACGGCAACCTTGAAGGTCTTAAACCTAGACAACTGAAACAACTGAACCAGCTTTATCGCCGGCGTTGCCTGCCTGAAGAGGTCATCAGCGCGGAGCTCGCCCGTCATCTGACCCTGAGCTCCGTCGCTTGCGGCCGGCAACTGGGGTTGCTGCTTGATCGCCGCGGCCAGGTTGAGATGGTGATCGTCGGCGACAGCCAGTCGATCACGATTCCTTCCCTGCACCGTTACCGCCTGGGCCATGGCCGGCTGCGCGGCCTGCGCTGCGTTCACACCAGTTTCGGACCGCAAGGGATAAACCGTGAAGACCTTACCGATCTGACCAAACTCCGTCTGGATCTGATGGCGGTAATCCGGATTGATATCGCCGGGCTTCCGGAAAACATCGAGATTGCGCACTTGCTTCCGGATTCGGCCGGCGAAAAATATCAACTCCTGCCATCAACTCCGCTCGACCGGCTCAAGCTTCAATGTTTGGAGCTTTTCAGTTCCCTGGAAAGCTCGGCCGCAACCGCTTTCACCCACAGCACCGACGATCACGAAGAACCGCGGGCCATTGTCGTCAGTGTCGGTCCCGAAACCTCGGCCAGGCTGAAAGACTCGGTCAGGGAGATCTCGGAACTGGCGCGAGCCGCCAACATCAAGGTCGTCGACAGTTTTACGCAACCGCGCAAACTCGACCCGCACGCGGCCATTGGTTCAGGCAAACTCAAAGAAATCATCGTCGCCTCGATGGCGCAGGACGTCGAGCTGCTGATCTTTGATCACGATCTGAGCCCGACCCAGGTAAACAACCTCTCGCGCGCCACCGAACTTAAAGTCATTGATCGAACCCTGCTGATTCTCGACATCTTCGCCCGGCGGGCCCAGAGTCGGGAAGGGAAACTCAAGGTCGAACTGGCTCAGCTTAAATACCGGCTCCCGCGCATCTCGGAAAAAACCACGGCTCTCTCCCGCCTGACCGGAGGCATCGGCGGTCGGGGTCCAGGGGAAACCACCCTGGAAATTGATCGCCGACGCATTCGGGAAAGAATCTCAAAGATTGAGAAAAAGCTAAAAAAAATGGCCCGAAGCCGGACCATTGCCAGAAAGCAGCGCCAAAAAAATGAGCTGCCCCAGGTTTCAATTGTCGGCTACACCAATACCGGCAAATCGACCTTGCTCAACAGTCTGACCAAAAGCCGCGTGTTGACAGAAAACCTGCCTTTCGCCACGTTGGACCCCACCACCAGAAGACTGCGTCTACCCCGGGAACAGGAAATTATCATCACCGATACGGTCGGCTTCATTCGCAGACTGCCCAAAGATTTACTCGATGCCTTCCGCACCACCCTTGAGGAACTGGCCGAGGCCGATCTGCTGCTGCATGTCGTTGACTGCGGCAGCAGTGATGATCTTGAAGAACAGATCGACAGCGTCGAACAGCTGTTGGGAGAACTTGGCCTGAATCAGATTCCGACCCTGATGGTGGCCAACAAAATGGATCTGGCGGAACCGGAAACCCTGCTCTGGCTAAACCGGCGTTTTCAGGCCACCCCGATCTGCGCCCGCGACCCGGCCAGTCTGCCCCCCCTGCTTGAGAAAATCAGAAACGCCCTGGAAAAATCGCACGCCATCCTCAGCCGGCCGCAACCGGAATTTCAGGATGATCGACCCGCTCCAGACAATCCTGGGCGTCCCTGA
- a CDS encoding CoA-binding protein, with translation MLDALFRPRAVAVIGASNRRLTIGYRIVENLVDSGFKGPIFPVNPKAAYIKNFIAYKDILDVPLEVDLAHIIVKNTRVAEEIEKCGQKGVKVVIVNTAGFGEIGPDGVRLQEEMLAVARKYGVRVFGPNCQGIMNSDPEVRAYCNFTFTRMVEGSISVMAQSGGVGEVINNRLYELGLGFRMYASYGNQADVNATEILEYWGNDAGTKVILLHIETLQDPAGFARVARAITKRKPILAMKTGRTKLGAKAVSSHTGGMMAVDTTTNLLLEKCGILTFNDEEELCQVARALAQLPVAEGNRVGIITNTGGPGIIVTDEITERGCELAEISDASRDTLEGSLYPEASLANPIDVLATATPEHYRLAAETLMSDPGVDLVFVNFITPFFVDTEGVARGLTEVAKGAAKPMVACVMTEKEGWRKTLQIFNEGGIPTFDMPEMAGKVAAAVARYGALQRRQHCPPLSFNDIDTTAATRLIEKTRAARRSFMAQADAFSLLAAYGLPVPAYCETRDLDGALAAATEIGYPVTIKVELESVVHKSDAGGVALNLKDDQSLSAAYRKMMENFPGAVCFIQKFLDPGIEVMVGANRETAGLGHVVAFGLGGIFVEVMKDVVFRLNPLSADDIEEMIKGIKGYPILEGIRGRAGADIEKLKEVISRVAILLYNHDEIDEMDLNPIFAYEKGREPGLVDVRIKLK, from the coding sequence ATGCTGGATGCATTGTTTCGTCCCCGGGCCGTAGCCGTTATCGGCGCTTCGAACCGGCGTTTGACCATTGGTTACCGCATTGTTGAAAATCTGGTGGACAGTGGTTTTAAAGGACCGATCTTTCCGGTTAACCCGAAGGCGGCATATATCAAGAATTTCATCGCCTACAAGGATATTCTGGACGTGCCGCTGGAGGTGGATCTGGCCCATATCATAGTGAAGAATACCAGGGTGGCGGAAGAAATCGAAAAATGCGGGCAAAAAGGGGTCAAGGTGGTGATTGTCAATACCGCCGGCTTCGGTGAAATCGGTCCCGATGGGGTTAGGCTTCAGGAGGAAATGCTGGCGGTGGCCCGCAAATACGGGGTGCGGGTTTTCGGACCCAACTGCCAGGGCATCATGAACTCCGATCCGGAAGTTCGGGCCTATTGCAACTTTACCTTTACGCGCATGGTCGAAGGTTCAATCTCGGTCATGGCGCAATCGGGTGGGGTCGGCGAGGTTATCAACAACCGTCTTTATGAACTCGGCCTTGGGTTTCGCATGTATGCTTCCTACGGCAACCAGGCCGATGTCAACGCCACTGAAATTCTGGAGTACTGGGGCAATGATGCAGGCACGAAAGTGATTCTGCTGCATATTGAAACCCTGCAGGATCCGGCAGGGTTCGCCCGGGTGGCCCGCGCCATTACCAAGCGCAAACCGATTCTGGCGATGAAAACCGGCCGCACCAAACTAGGGGCCAAAGCGGTATCCTCCCATACCGGAGGCATGATGGCGGTGGATACGACGACCAATCTGCTCCTTGAAAAATGTGGCATTCTGACCTTCAACGACGAAGAGGAACTTTGTCAGGTCGCCCGGGCCTTGGCCCAGCTGCCGGTTGCCGAGGGCAACCGGGTCGGGATCATCACCAATACCGGGGGGCCGGGAATCATCGTCACCGACGAGATTACCGAACGGGGTTGCGAACTGGCCGAAATCAGTGACGCCAGCCGCGACACGCTTGAGGGCAGTCTTTATCCCGAGGCCTCCCTGGCCAATCCGATTGATGTGCTGGCGACCGCGACCCCGGAGCACTATCGGCTCGCGGCCGAAACCCTGATGAGTGATCCCGGAGTCGATCTGGTTTTTGTTAATTTCATTACCCCTTTCTTTGTCGATACCGAAGGCGTGGCCCGGGGCCTGACCGAGGTGGCGAAAGGCGCCGCGAAACCGATGGTGGCCTGCGTGATGACCGAAAAAGAGGGCTGGCGCAAAACCCTGCAGATTTTCAACGAAGGCGGAATCCCGACCTTTGACATGCCCGAGATGGCCGGCAAGGTGGCGGCCGCGGTGGCTCGGTACGGCGCGCTGCAGCGGCGCCAGCATTGCCCGCCGTTGAGCTTTAATGATATCGATACGACGGCCGCGACCCGGCTGATTGAAAAAACCCGCGCCGCCCGGCGTTCGTTCATGGCGCAGGCGGATGCTTTCAGCCTGCTGGCCGCCTACGGCCTGCCGGTGCCGGCTTACTGTGAAACCCGCGATCTTGACGGCGCCCTGGCGGCGGCGACGGAAATCGGCTATCCGGTGACGATCAAGGTTGAGCTGGAAAGCGTGGTGCATAAATCCGATGCCGGCGGCGTGGCGCTCAATTTAAAGGATGATCAGTCCCTGAGCGCCGCCTATCGTAAAATGATGGAAAATTTCCCCGGGGCCGTATGTTTTATTCAGAAATTTCTCGATCCCGGGATTGAGGTCATGGTCGGAGCCAACCGGGAAACCGCGGGCCTGGGTCATGTCGTGGCCTTCGGTCTGGGCGGCATCTTTGTCGAGGTCATGAAGGATGTGGTTTTTCGGCTCAATCCCTTGTCGGCCGATGATATCGAGGAAATGATCAAAGGGATCAAGGGCTATCCGATTCTTGAAGGCATTCGCGGTCGGGCCGGGGCCGATATCGAAAAACTCAAGGAGGTTATCAGCCGGGTTGCCATTCTGCTGTATAATCATGACGAGATCGACGAAATGGACCTCAATCCGATTTTCGCCTATGAGAAAGGGCGGGAGCCGGGTCTGGTTGATGTTCGTATCAAGTTGAAATAA
- a CDS encoding 2-hydroxyacyl-CoA dehydratase, whose translation MAEIKKLETAKLMKKVMADHFYEIDAAAKSGSPKVAWCTSVGPAELLRAMGFVVYFPENHAAILGASRAANDCIPAANAIGYSPEICSYLTSDIGAYLKGFTPLAKIYDGIEAIPKPDVLVYNTNQCRDVKDWFEWYAREWKVPCLGIESFVNVGEVTKYHVDSIAGQMKKLAADITAATGGSRLDEDLLKETLRLSRRCSDLWKEVLEMAAHKPSPLTFFDGTIHMGPAVVMRGTQIAVDYYETLLKELRGWVGEGVAAVAGERHRLYWEGMPIWGKLRENAKLFLDLKTCVVASTYCNSWIFTALDPDDPWNSMARAYTELFIVRDDDYKEDYYRRMLEIFGFDGVIFHDAKTCPNNSNCRYGLPQRFAKATGIPFITIDGDLNDLRCYSEEQAITKIEAFVEQLDG comes from the coding sequence ATGGCCGAAATCAAGAAACTGGAAACGGCAAAACTGATGAAAAAGGTGATGGCGGATCACTTTTATGAGATTGACGCGGCCGCGAAGTCAGGCTCGCCCAAGGTCGCCTGGTGTACCAGTGTCGGGCCGGCCGAGCTTTTGCGGGCGATGGGTTTTGTCGTTTACTTTCCGGAAAATCATGCCGCGATTCTCGGCGCCTCAAGAGCCGCCAACGATTGTATTCCGGCGGCGAACGCGATCGGCTATTCACCCGAGATCTGTTCCTATCTGACCTCGGACATCGGCGCCTACCTGAAAGGCTTTACGCCGCTGGCCAAAATCTATGACGGGATCGAGGCGATTCCGAAGCCCGATGTCTTGGTTTACAACACCAATCAGTGTCGTGATGTCAAGGATTGGTTTGAATGGTATGCCCGGGAGTGGAAGGTTCCCTGCCTTGGTATTGAAAGCTTTGTCAATGTCGGCGAGGTGACTAAATATCATGTTGACAGTATCGCCGGACAGATGAAAAAACTGGCGGCCGATATCACGGCGGCGACCGGCGGCAGCCGGCTGGATGAAGACCTGCTTAAGGAAACCCTGCGGCTTTCCCGACGCTGTTCCGATCTCTGGAAAGAGGTGCTGGAAATGGCCGCGCATAAGCCTTCACCCCTGACCTTTTTTGACGGCACCATTCATATGGGGCCGGCGGTGGTCATGCGGGGCACCCAAATCGCGGTCGATTATTATGAAACCCTGCTCAAGGAGCTGCGCGGCTGGGTTGGGGAAGGGGTCGCCGCCGTGGCCGGGGAGCGTCATCGCCTCTATTGGGAAGGCATGCCGATCTGGGGTAAGCTGCGGGAAAACGCCAAACTCTTTCTCGATCTTAAAACCTGTGTGGTCGCATCCACGTATTGCAACAGCTGGATCTTTACGGCCCTGGATCCGGATGACCCATGGAATTCAATGGCTCGCGCTTATACTGAACTTTTTATCGTTCGCGATGACGATTACAAGGAGGATTATTACCGGCGCATGCTGGAAATCTTTGGTTTTGACGGGGTTATTTTTCACGACGCCAAGACCTGCCCCAATAATTCCAACTGTCGCTACGGTCTGCCGCAGCGTTTTGCCAAGGCCACGGGGATTCCGTTTATCACGATCGACGGCGACCTGAATGACCTGCGCTGTTATTCCGAGGAACAGGCGATAACCAAGATCGAAGCTTTTGTCGAACAACTTGACGGATGA